One Kushneria konosiri genomic window, GGCCAAGATCGGCATCGGTGTGCCACCAGGAAGCGAGCTTTGTCACGTCCGGCTCGACCAGACCATGCTGCTCGGCAATGCTTTGCCACTCGGGCTCGAGACCGGCCATCTGCGCTTCCAGCGGCTGCGGCGTTTCGGGGCAGTCCGCCACTTCAAGGCCGAAGAACTCGCCGATTTCCTGCCACATGCGGCGCCAGCGGAAGGTGTCACCGTTGACCGTATTGAACGCCTGGTTGTGCGCGCCGGCCGTCAGTGACGCCCATTCCATCTGACGGGCCAGCAGCAGCGCATCGGTCATGTCGGTCAGCGCATTCCACTGAAGCTGTGAGCCCGGGAACACAAATGGCCGGCCGGTGGCCTTGCAGATCGAGGCATAAACACCCAGCGTGGTGCCGATATTCATGGCGTTGCCGCGGGCATGACCGATGACGGTATGCGGGCGGTGCACATTCCAGGCAAAGCCGTATTTGCCAGCGGCTTCGATCAGGATATCTTCCAGCGTGTAGTAGAAGTTTTCCCCCGCCACGCGCGGGGCCGACTCGCGAAACGGCGTTTCGACCCGGCCGCTGCCATAGCTTTCAAACGAACCCAGATACTGCTTGGTGCCGGTGACCAGTGCCGCATGCACCAGCCTTTCCGGGTCCAGCGCGGCGAAGAGGTTATTCATCATCGCGCCGTTGGCCTCAACGTTTTCCTGCTCGCTGTCACGTTTGGTCCACGTGCAGTAAAAGACATGACTGATCGGCAGGCCTTCGAGTGCCTGTGCGGTCGCCTCGGCATCCAGCAGGTTGGCAGATATCGGAATCACGCCATCCTTGCCGGTGGGCTGACGCGACAGCCCATAAACGGTCCAGCCGCTGGCCACCAGATAAGTGGCCAGATTTCCGCCGGTAATGCCCGTGGCACCCACCACCAGTGCAACACCTTTTTGCATGACAAGACTCCCTGTTCGTTCAGTGATGGCAGGGAGTATGGTGCTTGCGTAGCGTTGCTAAAATCGAACATCATGCAAATGATTATTGCATCCGGTGCAACATGATGGATCTCAATGCGTTACGTACGTTCGAGCGGGTCGCAGCGACCGG contains:
- a CDS encoding SDR family oxidoreductase, coding for MQKGVALVVGATGITGGNLATYLVASGWTVYGLSRQPTGKDGVIPISANLLDAEATAQALEGLPISHVFYCTWTKRDSEQENVEANGAMMNNLFAALDPERLVHAALVTGTKQYLGSFESYGSGRVETPFRESAPRVAGENFYYTLEDILIEAAGKYGFAWNVHRPHTVIGHARGNAMNIGTTLGVYASICKATGRPFVFPGSQLQWNALTDMTDALLLARQMEWASLTAGAHNQAFNTVNGDTFRWRRMWQEIGEFFGLEVADCPETPQPLEAQMAGLEPEWQSIAEQHGLVEPDVTKLASWWHTDADLGREQECVNDIVKCRDFGFDEFRETRAAFFDLFTRLRAEKVIP